The Vanessa cardui chromosome 2, ilVanCard2.1, whole genome shotgun sequence genome contains the following window.
CAAtgcatcaaaataatgtactacagtattaaTTGTGCACCTTAAAAAGATCATGAAAAAATACTGCAATGGTACAAGTCTTTTTCCTAGAGATAACCCAcattaagaattttatatattctttactttttacgagaaataattgtttattttcggAGTGATTTTAATCAATgaagcattaatccttatctaattaagtatcataaataaattgtgcTTTTAATGTAGATGAATATGGCTCTGTACAGCATGCAggcaatttaaatgaatattttcgaggATATTAGAGATTTCAAATGCAGGGACATAGCAGTTTTTACTGTCTAATGTCTTATAATAGAagagctgtgaacgttgtacgacattctgtagtatatttagtattgcacccgtgcaaagccgggctGGTTGctagtgtttataaataataaaaaatgtaaagaagttatgattaagataataaaaccgtttaatatttatcaaagacacttatttacacatttttagAGAATGCAGGTTTAAGTTTACAATCTTAAGGATTTATGTAGCAAGTGGGTTTTTTTTCgccagtatatattataataatctattagACATTTTAATTCGTGtcgtatttaattatacttaagacttatcatcaaaaataaattgctataattgttaaacaaaatttaattcagcAAAATTAGtactacttaatataaatatttaatccaatgttgtattaaattaattgtgacATCGCTAGTTCGCTAATCACTAATTGTTGTAACGGCGTGCCAATGTACTTTTCTGTACTTTAGTGCAAATAGAGAACTTAATCATGATGACGATGACTGTTCCAGGAATTAGCGACGTTCGAGGGCGTGCCGGACGGCCCGGAGCTCAGCGTGCAGGGTGAGTGGATCCGGCCCTCAATAGACCGCATCACGTCACGACTACAGCGCTCcttcaatttacataataaccatcttcgttttttttataaagcatgTCATCAATAACttctcaaatatttaatacatttaaaatacttgtACAAATACCTTTACATAATCTATGAAAAACagtcatttaaaattatgacagCACGAAAAAAGGTTGCTTGTGTTTTaaacatgaatatatattatccaGAATATATCCATGGTGATTAATAGGTACGGCGTAcgaaatctataaaaaataacctgAAATGCTAAACCTAGCAACTCCTCTACATTCACATTGACATCAGTTTTTACACTATACAGACTTAATAGAAGACGGATTCGAGAGCTCACCGGCGTGGTTTTTTGGGCTGGTAGCCGAGAGGGCCGGGCGACTGGTGGGGCACGCGATGTGCAATCGCGCATACTCGAGCTGGACGCGTCGTGCCTTCTACATCGAGGACCTGTACGTGCGGCCGACCGCGCGCCGCGCCGGCGTCGCCCGTCGGCTGCTGCAGGAGCTCTGCAGGGTAGGGGGTTCGGTTATGTCCGATTAGAGTTATTCCATTAATAAAGAGTACAATAAGAATATGAAATACGCACGAGTAGGTTAATTGCATAGCTTAATAGAATCCAAGTAGTTGGAGCGATGGGGAAAGCGGCGATGTAAGTATTGAACGTGCATCGTGTACAGATAGCGGTCGCGGAGGGCGTGCACCGCGTGGACTGGCACGTGCTGGAGAACAACGCCGGCGCGCTGGCATTCTACTGGCGCCTCGGGGCGCGCGACCTGCGGCTCACGGAGGGCCGCGCTGCGCTGCGCCTCGACCGGCCGCGCATCGAGGCCGTCGCCGGGGGACGCCTGCTGTCTGCCGCGAGGGACGAAGCGGAACCGGAGCTTAACAAGTGAAACTATTTCGTTTATTCTGTGTTTCAAGTTCAAATATTGTCTCTACTTTAACTGCTTCAAGTGATATGGTTTTAAagctagtatatttatatttttggtattacataaataataaagagaaataaaaaaaaatacgaaaattatgtataatttgtgtatGCCCACCCTATTTTAGTGTTGtatcatttaaaacaatttgagtgcaattaacaaaataaaatcaaacataatGTTCTTATATGTAGGTGCAGCAGCCAGAGTCTCGACCTCTCAGATATCATTTTTAGAATTCTGCTTTCGGGGCTCACTGGAActctaaaattatacatatttgtttgaGCAATGTAGGCCCGCTTCGTGCAGTGGTCCCTACGCATATCTACGTCCCTGGGAGGGTGAGTAGCCACCACTGCTGAAAGACACTGGTACTTCAAgagcaatattaataattcgttgtaaaaataatgtctCCCCAACCTTAGGAATGAACAAAAATGTCATTTCCCTAGTACCTGTAGCTACAATGGCTAACTcatcatttaaaatgaaatacaaatacaCTGAGTATCTCTACTAGCGGTAAAACACAGTGAATACCTATCTAGGTAGGCTTGAACAAAGCCGTACTACCgctaaatatattacatcagTTCCTCTGACCCATCTGCCTAAACTGAATTCGCCTGAGtgattagaattaaaataatctggTATGGGCAGAACGCAAGGTATCGGGGCTCGCACTATTTACAGAATAGCCACGGAGTCCGGGACctcaagtcgtatcggtttaGTGTAATTTTAGAAAACATTATTGCTTCTTCACATTTAGAGTTACTTGCCCATCACTGCCTTTGGAACTTCAGCGGGAAGGTAATGTGATGTACAGCGACCTGTCGAGTACCCGATGCTCCTTTTCTAACCACAAACACAACGCAATGATCCATGAATTTTATAACTCTGAGCTCTGAGTTCTTAACCGATTAAAACTATTTCCCGGTGTAAGTTTAATGGGATAGAAAGTACTGCCCATCACTGCCCGCTGGTCAGGCCCTCATGGTTTCCagttatacaatattttctatGACTTCAATTGATAACTAATCAGTGGaatcatttgaatattaattattgtagtcaaaattatataaattaaattataaagaaacataacataacaGCCCTGACAAGAGAACTAGGAACCGAGACTGTATCGTGCCGATAGGGGGTAGTGTGTTTTACAGAGACTGCGCTCCCGGCGACGCACCGGACCAGGCGAGGCCTGGAGACATTGTTCTACGACGGACGATCTGTCTgtctcaatataatattaacgttatttttattacgtttttacaGATCAGTCGTTATCGTTTTATACCTTCTTCAAATAAGCTATAGGTAAAACAGCTTACGACGGATTTTTTTACCATTAATATGCACGCTTAATAATACTGAGCTACGTACGAAGACGACACTAGCAGAGGAAGTCAAGTCAAACGTTCCCTCAGTAATGTCAAATGCGCAGACGCGATGAGGGTCGGGCGACCCGCACTATCGCGAGGCTGCCGGTCCCAGTAGCCGGCGAGCAGGCGGCGCGACAGGTGCCCAGCGTGTAGGCTCGCGCGCCTCTGGCGGCCGCCGCGGCTCGCGCCGCGAACTTTGCCATACAACATTGACGACTCAGGCTCTCAGTGATGCGGAATCGCTCGTAACGCTCGTACCATGCCAAGCCTtgcgtaataataattattgtcgtGTGAAATCCGCCTAcgcttttatttaaagaatatatgtcTGAGCTTTCATACAACGTGTTGCGCGACCTACTTTCGCAGTCGAACTTATCGACTGGTAAATATATGTAAGAGTACAAGTTACGAAGATGAATCATATCTCTTAATACGAGCTGAAACGCTTTTTCATTAAGTTAGTGCATAAGTTTCATTAATCGATTGATGTTCCAGTAATTctgatctatttaaaataaaacttttatgtatTTGATTATAGGCAACAAAGAGAAGTTtcaaaaactattaattattattgaagttgtaaaaatatatattttgacaatgaactatttaaattattatgtttatactaTAGATAGAACAATAATAATTCGAATATTACGCACAATGTTCAATTCATAGAAATGATTCACTATAAAACGCTGTAATTTAAAgcaagtatatattataaataaacaaggaGCACCGGTCAGTTATTGATCAGCTTATTCATGGAACAGGAGACAGCTGTTTGATCCGACGCGGTCAGGCGAGCGAGTAATCTGTGCAGCGGAGCGCGAGCGCGGCGGGCGCATGGCGGCGGGCACGTGACGCCGCGCCATGCGCGTCCGCCCGCCGCTGCCGCTGTTGCTGTTCACGGGGGCCGTCGCCGCCATCAGCGCGCTGCCCTTCCATGTCCCGGCGTCCACTCCCGCGCCTCTGCTACTCGTGGCGCAGTCTGCTTGTCGGATGGAGGATCCGTCTCTCTTTTCTCAAAAAAGTCTCGAACGATATGCTGCTACTATCACACGATATTCCAATATTTCTCATCCATACCAACTTCTTAATTACGAAGGTAAAACTGAGTTCCTACGGGTttctttttttgtgtaaatgttAGTCCAAAGAGTGAGTCGAAGTTTATCGTTTTAGAAACTTGTGGCATGAACTGGGAAACTACCGTCACTCGCCGTGCATTGACGACGCTCGGAGCGGGCGGCGGAGTAGTCCTATCGGGAAGGCCGGGGCCCGCAGTGTGTAACAGCGTGGCTTTAGCAGCACGGGCGCTGCACCGCCCGCAGCCTCCTGAGTGTAGCGAGACACAGGCTCGAGGAGCCGTTGTAGTTCGGCTCGCTGTGGACCTGCACTGGCGACGGGCTTTGATGTTACCAACGAGTGCTGTGACCAAGTGTGCTGTGGCGCAACAGGAAGTCGAGAGAGCTCTCATCGCAGGCGGTGTCCTCGTGAAACATGTACATACAAGTGCCGAAGACTCCTCTCTCCGTCCGCATGGTGAGCGACAGTACGATACAGGTGTAATGCCTTCAGACGATATGGAAATTTGTTTACGCGGTCGTAGAAATTTACttttcatatcaaattacaATCTCGACGTTGactataatcaaatataatcaaatattaattacctgTAAACAACTCGTTTTTGGTTACGTCGCACTCATTTGACTAGTATGTTTCAATTGTTTGAATATCAACCTGATCACATTAAGTCTTGAATGCAAGACATTAGACAacttttcgttttaaaattattttaaattcatttatattatgttcaaaaattgaaaattaggTCAAAAATCAGATTTCAAttcttcaataaattttattgaaaaggtGAGTGAACCattgtaacaacaggcacaagggacataacatcttactttccATCCGTGGTAGTGCATTGGCGAtgcaatggttaatatttcttaccactgtaaatgggcagtggtgaccacttaccatcagttggcccatatgctcgtctgccaaccaaCGGAAaaaagtgaattaaaaaaataatagcgcATACATTTTTCGCATTTTCATAACTACTGAGTCAGAGTTAATGAATCTATTTTTTCCAGATGttggatatatttaataaaatacttaagatTTGAGTGTATTATGTAGCTATGTTTTCATGTTTTAGTGGTTATCCTTTGCGATTTATCAATCAACGACTTGAAGATGGTAGAAAAATTGAACGACACCGATATACTAATTTTACACGTGGACGACCCTAGAACACTCAATGTCTCTGATTCAACagacaaagtaataaattataaaaatcacacaattataaaaaaaaaattatcaccaACTGTGAAAACGATATTCACGGAATATTTATCAGATTATTTTGATTCTTCTCAAAAAACGATGTCACCGCGGCCGATACATTCAAATGAACTCTACTCATTGCccgtaaaagtaataaaaacctCGAACATTCCACATCGCACAACACACGAGGAAAAGTTAAATCCTCTTAATTTTACGAAGATAAGCAGAAGCAACCTTAATAATAGTTTGcctttaaaaattgaaaatttgagTTCTCGTCAAAAAAGGGGCACAGGAGACACACATTCTGAATATATTGGTACATTCGTAAAGAGTTTAAATCTGGCAATAAGTGATCGCGTATTAGTACTCACCAACGATTTTACGAATGTCAGATCAACAAGCCAAGATCTGTATCATGAAGTTCTGGAAGCCACTTTGTCACACCTAGAGGCCGATCGTCTCAAGTTGCAGCATTCTACGAACAAGTTTTTCTTATACAAAAGTGAACTTTTAAACAACAGCATAATATGGCGCCATTTTGCGACATTAACGGCTTTGTCGGAAAGATCAGTTGTCTCATCCAACGAATGGGCTACCAAAGTTGTCGTGGACTTACCTGGCGAACTAGAATTAAAAATTTGGAGCAGCAAACGTAATCAAGAAGTTGAGGAGTTGAAAATAATGAATAGAATAGAAATAACCCAGCTAGCCGTTGTAATGCTGTGTGTCGCGTGTACACTATTTGGCGCACTGGCGTTAGGCGCATTTTACGTGAGACGCTCATCCATTCGACATATGCCAAGGAGACCTCGTGCGGTCCCTATTCTTGCATCTACTGACTTCCAGTTCCCGGCTGATGAACGTCGTCGAGTAGGTGAAGGCATGGAGACCATGCTGTCCTGGCTTCAACAATTTCATGAATTTAGTGGCTCGGAACCAGAACGACCCGATTTACTTAAAAGGCCAGAACCTCTTGCTCCATCTGCACCGTCTAGCACTTGTAGTGTCACGCGACTGGCGCCTGATAACCGTACCAGGTACAAGGtatgattttattaagttttattgagTGATTGAAATGTTTTAGCGGTATTATTTATAGAACTATACTGAGTATTTTATGTTGTTAGGGAGATCCTGTCCACATGAAATACTTACCCGCTTCGACGCTCGAATTACGTCGTAAAACAATCGATATATTACTTGTGATGCAAAGTCTACGACATGAGAACTTGAATCCCTTTATTGGTGCGTAACATTCTTTATTTGCCATCAATTGGTTTGTCAAAGGTCGATCATTatgtgaaattaataaatttctaatTATACAATCAAATGTATGCAAAATGGCATTGCATTGCTTTAACACGATATGCttaaatacaattgtacatTTAGGTTGCTTGACGGAAATCCGACCCGCGTTAGTATTCGAAGCATGCGGACGCGGCTCGTTGGAGGACGTACTAGTGGCTGATGATATCCGACTGGACTGGACCTTTCGGCTCTCTCTGCTCACTGACTTAGTACGCGGCATGCGCTACCTGCATACTTCGCCTTTGCGCGTACACGCACGTCTCTCATCGCGAAATTGCGTCGTTGACTCTCGCTGGGTTCTGCGCATCACTGACTATGGCCTGCCTTCATTTACCTCTGCTCAGTCACTCCCCTACCCTCCTCGTTCTGCTCGGGGTTAGTATATAATTGTTAGTTATTGTAGAATGTAGTagagtgattaaaatatttttacccaTTTATGTTGCACTCCAAGTTCGCAAGtagaaactttttttgttaGGTATAACTTGTTTAACTATACCTacgaattaaaattgtaattatccACTAgcttttagttattattagacTTCTGATACAATTTCGTTATCGTAAGTAAtgactgagtcgagatggcccagtggttataacgcgtgcatcttaagcgatgattgcgggttcaaacccaggcaagcatcgctgtttcatgtgtttaatttgtctttataattcatctcgtgctcagcggtgaaggaaaacatcgtgaggaaacctgcatgtgacaaatttcatagaaattgtgccacatgtgtattccaccaaccagcattggaacagcgtggtggaatatgttccaaaccttctcctcaaagggagaggaggcctttagcccagcagtgggaatttacaggctgttgttgttgttgttgttgtaagtaatGACTGTAATCTTAGGTTAAATTATCTAAAACTTAACTCTCTCGCTTAGATCTGTTATGGACAGCTCCAGAGATTCTTCGAGAAACCAGTTCAGCGACGGTTCCAGGTGGTACGCAGGCGGGTGATGTGTTTTCATTTGCTATAATTATGCAAGAAGTCCTGGTCCGTGGCGAACCTTACTGTATGTTATCTCTTACACCTGAAGGTAAGAAAAGTtagaaagaataataattatttaaacagtaaatgtataattaattatatatttaaatctacgcataattaatatttaaatatacgtaaAATTACAAAGTGAATGTTAAATTTTTCAGAGATAGTGGACAAGTTAATTCACGCACCGCCGCTAATTCGGCCGTCGGTCTCGATGAGCGCGGCGCCGCCCGAGGCCGTGAGCGTGATGCGGCAATGCTGGAGCGAACAGCCCGACTTGCGGCCTGATTTCGTCCGGCTGTACGAAGTCTTTCGACACATGCACCGCGGACGGTAGAATTATTCGATTAAACATTTTTCGTTGAACATCTCAACGATATGCTACTTTTCAAATTctgaatgtatatgtatacttttGAAATTCTGAATGTTTTGATTCTTGTAATTCTGCTTGtactaaaattagtaaaaaaataaaaagtcatattCTCACAGGAgcacaaacaaaatatacaaaaatgaggCAATcgagttaatttatttacaggaAAGTAAACATAGTTGATTCTATGTTTGAAATGTTAGAAAAGTATAGCAACAATTTAGAAGAGTTGATTAAGGATCGGACTGAGCAACTCGATATGGAGAAGAAGAAGACCGAGCAACTGCTTAACAGAATGTTGCCGAGGTAATTCTTTGTCTTTTTGCGACTTTCCAACTGAAAATTATTCTCTAAAATATATAGCGGACTTAAAAACGGCCACAGATCAGTAGCAGAGCGTCTGATGCTGGGGCTGCGCGTCGAGCCCGAGGAGTTCGAGGAGGTGTCGATATACTTCAGCGACATCGTGGGGTTCACGGCGCTCGCCGCGCGCTCCACTCCCGTGCAAGTGGTGGACCTGCTCAATGACCTCTACACGACTTTTGACGCAGCGATTGAACAGTACCGGGTCTATAAGGTATGACAACTTGTAACATAGAACATTCAGCAGTAATACAGCTATTGGTTTATTAGGAATTATTTAGTGTTGTTTGTAATTGGCAACCGAACGTATATTGTTTCATGTCATATTCATAAACTCatcaaaaatcaatcaaaatcaaaatcaaaatatactttattcaagtggtcttttacaagcacttttgaatcgtcagttAACAATtcagtgaagctatcaccggttcggaaagtagattctaccgagaagaaccggcaagaaacttagtagttactctttttcaacatttaaaaaaaatacagtcatgttagttaatacaattatttaaattaatatatcctgcctggaagtcaacaggtattaattccacgctttttttatcatctacaaaatcttgtatcgaataatacgccttttttaccaaatactgaatacaaaataactgaatacaaaaacggaacccttataggatcactcgtgtgtctgtccgtccgtcgcttacacTCAATTGTCTCCGAATCTTttagaccgattaagttgaaatttggtacacacatcaattcctgtaacccaaatacagaggtgtgTCGTAagcagatgaaatctgtatatggggagtcatttttgggggggaaggggaaaattaaaaatatctgaaaactgcatcgtgtggcatatcaaatgaaagatcttgttgagaagatcttaaatgtatttttttgtaattttaaaataaatagtttccacgaaaattgaccattcccccccccttatctccgaaactactgaacctaaaattttgaaaaaatacagaaattagttttctccttacagattataggaaaacctataagaagtccatgatattaaaataacatggtaaatcactcaatattgtgcgtacttacatttgcaggtggaatgtgtgggagaacatattttttaactccaatgttaagttttgttgaatcgGTTTTTAgatgtatatttaatgaaaaaaataagcccaCAATGAGCATTCTACGACCAATATTTTAGGAGATATTAACATCGTAAggaaccctcttcacgcgagttcaactcgcacttgtcccctttttttttataaacgatttgaatttacgagacggcaaagttaaaaatgtctgcggaattttattatagaaatggataccttaccctagaaagatttattgactttgcggagtcggaaacttggcgttataagcttatacTTTTAGTGCatgtacaatgattatcactgattttatcaaagtgatcaatgtcattgtgaatatacatgatatcgttgcattcctactctgttaaaaacatccccaagaaagtctctagctccaagattataaataaaccggattgctctcttttgtaaaataaagacagattaaatatctggagcgttaccccaaagtaatatgccatatgacataatactgtgaaaataaccaaaataaactaaacgagcggtatcaatatcagttagttgtctaacttttctaaccgcgtatgctgcggagctgagtcttcctgttagggacgacaaatggggactccactgaagtctggaatccaattctattcccaagaacaccgtagtatcggctacatcaagcgagCCAAAGCTTAAAGATAAAgatttgctttctaacattgggtaggtaaaaactatacattttgttttttgagtattcaaaaccaaattatttactttaaaccaatcttgtatctgtgataatgcaccgtttacatcgtcatagtcagtttttttgtcctgtcaaccttaaaaatcagtgaagtatcttCATCATAGACTTGTAGatcagtagactttattccattaatgaaaacttgctggattctttgacttaagtatgaagcaatgagacctttaacgccgtaatatttgagcttttaaagaagcgtttcgtgttctacacaatcaaatgctttagataaatcacagaatactccaatagcattctgtgacttctcccaagcatcgtaaatatgcttaagaagcgcaattcccgcatcagttgttgatcgacctcttgtaaaatcaaattgctcactatgaaaaatggtatctgtaccaaaatggataagaagttgatttaaaatatttttttcgaatattttacttaaagataggagtattgaaataggcctgtaattactgggatcactcctatttccattctttaAAAGTGGCAAGAccttactacattttaacaagttaggaaatgtacccgtgtccaaactcttgtcaaaaattactgctatatacggagcaatatcgtgtatgacgttatttatgaattttaccgaaatgccccatacgtcgtcagttttttttaatattgagtgttttaaatacttttataacatatattgcagaaattgtttcaaaagaaaaatcaataacgcatttggaaacatttttatttaatgatctagctgcatctaatgtagatgattttaaatgagatgttattttattaggtatgttatcaaaaaatatttctaataaatttgcaacttccaattcagaatttgtgtatttactgcctgtgtaatttgattggtataatttcctttttaggttttccactaacacttccaataatgtcccaagtggcctttattctattatcggaagtcaaaattttgttctttatgtataaagacttagcataaatacatactgttttaaatattttggaatatttattgacatatcctaaaaaggcttcgttttgattccactgcttcataccatataggtcgtataatttatttctgcctttatatataccaatagtagcccagtcactaaacttcaattttgtattattataaaatgatttcattttgaatatttt
Protein-coding sequences here:
- the LOC124541380 gene encoding thialysine N-epsilon-acetyltransferase-like, whose translation is MSTELVAPEAAGQADEEPIQVRMMRREDAAAVHEMIHELATFEGVPDGPELSVQDLIEDGFESSPAWFFGLVAERAGRLVGHAMCNRAYSSWTRRAFYIEDLYVRPTARRAGVARRLLQELCRIAVAEGVHRVDWHVLENNAGALAFYWRLGARDLRLTEGRAALRLDRPRIEAVAGGRLLSAARDEAEPELNK
- the LOC124542789 gene encoding LOW QUALITY PROTEIN: uncharacterized protein LOC124542789 (The sequence of the model RefSeq protein was modified relative to this genomic sequence to represent the inferred CDS: deleted 2 bases in 1 codon), whose protein sequence is MRVRPPLPLLLFTGAVAAISALPFHVPASTPAPLLLVAQSACRMEDPSLFSQKSLERYAATITRYSNISHPYQLLNYEETCGMNWETTVTRRALTTLGAGGGVVLSGRPGPAVCNSVALAARALHRPQPPECSETQARGAVVVRLAVDLHWRRALMLPTSAVTKCAVAQQEVERALIAGGVLVKHVHTSAEDSSLRPHVVILCDLSINDLKMVEKLNDTDILILHVDDPRTLNVSDSTDKVINYKNHTIIKKKLSPTVKTIFTEYLSDYFDSSQKTMSPRPIHSNELYSLPVKVIKTSNIPHRTTHEEKLNPLNFTKISRSNLNNSLPLKIENLSSRQKRGTGDTHSEYIGTFVKSLNLAISDRVLVLTNDFTNVRSTSQDLYHEVLEATLSHLEADRLKLQHSTNKFFLYKSELLNNSIIWRHFATLTALSERSVVSSNEWATKVVVDLPGELELKIWSSKRNQEVEELKIMNRIEITQLAVVMLCVACTLFGALALGAFYVRRSSIRHMPRRPRAVPILASTDFQFPADERRRVGEGMETMLSWLQQFHEFSGSEPERPDLLKRPEPLAPSAPSSTCSVTRLAPDNRTRYKGDPVHMKYLPASTLELRRKTIDILLVMQSLRHENLNPFIGCLTEIRPALVFEACGRGSLEDVLVADDIRLDWTFRLSLLTDLVRGMRYLHTSPLRVHARLSSRNCVVDSRWVLRITDYGLPSFTSAQSLPYPPRSARDLLWTAPEILRETSSATVPGGTQAGDVFSFAIIMQEVLVRGEPYCMLSLTPEEIVDKLIHAPPLIRPSVSMSAAPPEAVSVMRQCWSEQPDLRPDFVRLYEVFRHMHRGRKVNIVDSMFEMLEKYSNNLEELIKDRTEQLDMEKKKTEQLLNRMLPRSVAERLMLGLRVEPEEFEEVSIYFSDIVGFTALAARSTPVQVVDLLNDLYTTFDAAIEQYRVYKVETIGDAYMVVGGLPIRCSDHAENVATMALHLLHLAGRFRIRHLPVTPLHLRIGLHTGACCAGVVGLTMPRYCLFGDTVNTASRMESTGAAWRIQVSTTTAEKTGGGGGYRYAVRAALTQIKGKGAMHTYWLLGKEGFDKSLPTPPPLESEEVLFEAEIENDIETSDQSIDRKHSGGSIRRTTAIGPFPNC